The following is a genomic window from Podarcis raffonei isolate rPodRaf1 chromosome 5, rPodRaf1.pri, whole genome shotgun sequence.
AGATGTGACGAAAGCCAATGATTTTTAATAGGCTAGCAAGAAACAATATTTTAAACAGCTTGCTAATGTAAATGGAGACTAATATTGACTGCAGTGATGTAGTTATAAATGTAGAATCAATTGCTGTGAATAAAACTGTCACACAGAGGATATTAACACACATCATTTTAAAAGATCATATTTTATGGTTatggggaaaggtgccagaaacCCAGAGTGAAAACTAACCAAACTCCTTtttggaggagaagcagcagtttCTACCCGGCAGACCAAGACTAACTCAGTGTGTATTTGGGCACTGTGTATTTATTTGAATGAACTGCTTTGATATCATATCTTGGATATCGGTGTGCACACCCACCAATGAAAGAAACAATTTCCCCACATGACAGTAAATAGGTTTAATCCCTCCTTCCACTGCTCGCTGGTAAGTAATATAGATACTTGGCCTGAACATGTTGGGAGGAGAAAATGTTGTTTCTTGTTTTTGTGAAGAACTATGCAGAAATTCTGGTTTTAGTATGCTGTTCggacacaataataataaacattcagATATCATTCTGGCCTTGTTCTATTTCTGAAATTTTAGTGGAACTTTCTGTGGTCAAAGCAATGAGTGTATTTAGCAGGGTGTGTACCTGTTGGAAAGTAGATAGGGGCAAAGTTCTGTTATCAAGAAAGGACGTGATTTTAACATCTGGGTCAGTGGAAATAGGCCGCAAATACAGTAAGTACAACCATAAAATGACTTTGGAATAGACAGACATTCAAAAATATTAAATGAAACATATCTGGTATGTCATGAATTATATATACTTCACATTTTGAAAATCACATTTCTAACTTTTGAAATCAAGCTTTCAAGTGAGCAGGCTTTACATGTCTAGGGTGAAACTATGGTAGTATGATTTTAAGttgatataattttatatttttaaattgctacaacctgccctgggaccttatggtgaaggtggtcaaaatatttatttatttatttattttaccaccTAATTATTCACATCACAAAGCAGTGTACATAAAACAAGGCCCAGGATTTCTTTTTATCATAAAGCCAAACAATACCTTTCAATCCCTGCTGGAGCAAAAAAGTCTTAGCCATATACTTGAAGTTCCACAAAGAGTGTTCATGTCTAATGTCAGTTGcgagggagttccataggcttGGGCCCATGACACTGAATGCACATCAGCTAATAGTTATGTGCTATACATCTGATACACAGGGACTCCCCTTAAGATAGCAGTGATGGGGCTGGGTTATAAGGTGATTTAAGAATACAAAGTGGTCCTAGATATGCATAGGTcttttgggggttttgtttttttaaggaaaattaaaTGTAGTTACGGCCAAAATAATACGTTAGAACACcagtcattttattttaaaaatagcattcaaACTTTCAAAATATGCCAATCTATTCTCATTATGTTTTTGGTTTTCATCTATGGTTCAGATGTGCTTTTAAGTTTCTGATCTTGGGAAAACAGGAGCCACTGAAAGGAATTTTGAGGAACTGAAAGTGGAACATAATACATAGCCAGATCATGCATTGCCTTTCTTTTTGCCTCCTTCTGTTCTGTACACAAAACATGTAGTGATCACCCTTTGGTACTTATAGCACTTGCCCAGGATCTCTTGTTTCCCTATGTGAAGATCCCTAGTGAAGATCAGGCCTGAGCTGATGAATGGGGGTCTGAAAATGCCTGGATTGTTAATATTTGTGTTCATGCGTTGACTAATTAGACCACACCTCATGACTCATTTACCAGCTGCAGCAGATAGTATGGCAGTCGGTAACAGTTTGCAAAACGGACTTCTTCATAACACAGGGTAATAGGGTCTTTAGATGGTATGGCAAATATCTTGTTAATTGCTTCCTGTTCAGAAACCTTTCGCCATGGAATTACTAAAatagattaaacaaaacaaaaaaaaacaaaaacaaagtaagtatcaggtttaaggtgcttgttttaacctttaaagccctatatggcctaggaccctcatacttatgggactgcctctcctggtatgtcccatagaGGACCTTAtgctcttcaaataaaaacatcctaaagatcccaggccacagggagattaggctggcctcaaccagagccagggctttttcggctgtggcctcgatctggtggaacgctctgtcacaagagactagggccctgcgggacttgacatctttccgcagggcctgcaagacagagctattccaccaggcctttggccaaggcacagcctgaccccctccttctgtaatcctcatagaactctagcccaatggttgccattaatttgactctgaattgattttagaatgaattgattttagaatgtatttcaattaatggaTTGTGatgttatgtaaactgtgttatttttactgttgttagccgctctgagcctggctttggttggggagggcgggatataaatatattattattattattattattattattattattattattattcatatgctgcccatctgactgggttgcctcagccactaatgattaaaacacagtaagacatcaaacattaaaagcgtccctagatgtcttctagaagatgtccttgacatctgatgggaggttgttccacagggctgtcttgactaccgagaaggccctctgcctggtttcctgtaaccttccTTCTTGCAGTATATATGTTTCTTGGAGGGAAAAGGGTTTGAAAGGTTGACTCGAGTCAGAATGGGCCAGCTTTCTACAAGGCAGGGGAAAAAACGACAAAACACATGAGAGAGTAGATGTCATAGGCACATTATCTAAATGTCAAGGGCCATATCCACAGGGAACAAACTGAAGTCCTGTTCTGCTCAGAAAGAACATGTGTGCTTCTTGATGTTTGCTCAACAGACATTAAGCATGGAGAGCAGCTTTGGATGTGGACGTTTCTGAAAGGGACTTCCAATATTTACTTCACAAATCATCAggcatttcccttctttcttATGAACAGCCTACATTAGCTCAAGCTCAAGAGGTTATGTTTAGTTCTGCATTTAGTAACATGTTTTCCCCCCTACCATGAACATTTTGCCATTGGTTCCTTTGTACCACACAGCCCTTTGATAAGAGTTGATTTTGGTTGTATTAAGAATTGTGAATATTATCCCTTTGCTACTCATTTAAATgagtcctctcctccccccatgtgTTTTGCAGCGATGTTCCAGGCTGTGAGAGCTCTGATGATTGTGGGCATCGTGCTGGGTGGTTTTAGCCTTCTGGTGGCTATTTTTTCCCTGAAGTGTTTACGGATCGGCAATATGGAGGACTCCGCCAAAGCAAACATGACTCTGACTGCTGGAATCATGTGCATTGTAGCTGGTGAGTGATGGTTCTTACTGGGGCGCCACAGTGCCATCTGTTCTGGAAGAGACAATTGAAATAAAGGGGTTGAAAGCATTTAACAAACTTACAACAAGGGACTAATAAAGTTTATAAGCAGGCATTGGAGTGCATTCAGATGGCACTTCATTCCATTTTCCAGACATTTCCTTACCTGTAATTTTTCACATTCTTTGTAAtatttcacacaatgtaaaagccacttcttgaATTCTAGTGGAATCTAGTGGAAATTAAGCACTCATTTCTAtgttaattgtttccagaaaaaaatatatatcaatgtGCAAACCTAttaacacaaaaaaaccacaaaagttTTGCATTGTAATTTTCCACAGTTTTCACATGACAATATCTGGGGCTGTATCCCAACATACATCTCTTTCCTGCTGTTTAAAATTTAGTCTGATGTGGTATAtcaattaaaaaacccaaatttCAATAATGAAATGGGAAGTTGGGGAGGGGTATTCAAGcccatatcaggagaaactggcaacaatcccaggcacccggcttgattccctgttgacctccctggctgcattcctagcaagcgcaggcaaggtctcgataggcgattcttctcaaacgtgagaagaacacacccctctttcctgccccccccggcaggggaaagagatagacagaaacgtatttacatgcctttatttctgtctttgcagcgttacaaaaaacatgactgctctcttcaaactccagcagtgttgtgacaaacacttcctgcacttcctggacaggaacaaacggaagagctcatattacactctgagctaattccggtgcttggcactgtgaattgactgtccctctgtttcccacgggcagtcccaacattcccatcatgtttacttttcaagctagcactttgcagctgcattgcttcaatatcgtaacaggtagtacctctggtggggggcatATCATGCCCCCTTTGGggtagcttgtccacctttggtcccaccCTGCGCTCAGCTgtatctgtggctcctagaagctgtcaggatGTGACAGCAGTCACACCCAAGGAATGGTTTCGACCGGCCagctaaaccagatgagggtagcCAGTGGGTCCTAAACCTTCCATGAGTTAGGGATTTCCCTTGCATGTGAAGGCAGGCTCCTGCGAATTGAGCAAATGAGGCCAATAGTGGATCCAGGGAAGTCACTTCAGAACTGCAagcacagcggtttgacttcacccctggaggcgcactccattgtctcttgagacagatggatgccaacaatttcCACAATGCAGTAGGTGCAGTATGCAGTATAAAGAGAATGTTAGAAACTGGAACAGAAGCACTAGCATCACAACCAGCAAAACAAATGTTATGCCTTGGACTCTCCTGAACTATACTAGTGCAATAAACTGGGTGTTCTGTTGCTTAGGTGCAACACCAGCTTAATATTACCACTTTGATTCAAGGACACTGGCACCTGACCCTACTTTTTACATTTCTGGGTAACATAGTTTAAGATATCTAACTTGGTATAAATACACACCTGCAGTGAAAGGTAGCCGCATTCACACACCTGGGCATTGATGATATTATTTTATGGATTCCTGTTTCATAAGTAAAACTAAGTTTAAAAATCTGGCCTTGACCACCTTGAATTCCATTCTGGCAGCAAGTAATGATCCCTTCTCTCTGACAGGTCTCTGTGCTATCTGTGGAGTATCTGTTTTTGCCAACATGCTTGTTACAAACTTTTGGATGTCAACAGCTAATATGTATCAACCAGGAATGATGCAGACACTCCAGACAAGGTAATTCTGGGTCATGCACAGCATTCAGtgttgggatgtgtgtgtgtgtgtgtgtgtgtgtgtgtgtgcagccacTTGTGTGCTTCATTCATGACATGCCTAGCCATAATGATGAGACTTAAGGCATAACTACACAAGAGGAATGAACTCTTCACTCCTGGAAATTGTATTCTGTGGGAGGGGCTATTTTCAACACCTTCACCATGCTACAATTTTCAGGATTCTATGGTTCAACCCGATTAAACTGATACAAAACTGATGTGCTCTGTAGTCTAGACTGGCTTTATAAGTTAGTTTCATCTTCTTTGCCAAGTATTAACTAGATTCACTGGTAATACCTTATATTCAATGTATGCATGCCAAGTCAAGTGTATAAAAGAATGTCATGGATCACACAGTAACAGAGGGAACTACTTTATCCTGGGTCTATAGCCCAGTTTTGTCCATATAGCCCAATATTATACATTCTGATTGGCCACAGTTTTATGAGGTGCTAGACAGAGGTGTTTTTCATCATCTGTTaccttatcttttttttaaattttttaaatataatctgGAGATACCAAAAACCGAAGGcagatctgcaccatacattcaaatccacatttaaagcatatgaccCCCCCAATAATCATCATGAGAAGTGTAGTTTCccctttacagagctacaatccaCAGCTTCATCAACAAAcagcatttcccaggattctctggaggaCATCATGAGCTTTAAATAAGATCTGGATGTGTTTAAAAAGTCTGGTGTGAATATGCACTGAATTAGGGACCTCCACCATGTGCTGTATCACAGAGCGATGGTTCCTCTTCCCAGTAATGTGAGCTAGCTAGGTCCACATCGTGTGGGTGGAAGGCACAGAATGAGTAGGTTGGGATTACAAAACATGGTGCAAAAGAAGTCAGTACATTGGTCGGTTAGATCAGGAAAACAAACAAGGGGGATAGAGGCAGAGTGATGACAGAGACATACTCTACTATAGGCCATGGCTGCAATAATATGCCCCTCCAACTCCTTTTGAACAAATGTCTTTGCCAACCCCCGCACAAAACCCTTGTTTCAATTTAAATGCCAGAGGTGATGCATTCCTTAATTGGAGGGATACAGGTTTCCCATAGCTGGCTTATCCCTTAACAAAACTTCATTTTAAATATCCTTTCTAAGAAGCAACATATTGACTTGAGTAAGACACATGGACTTGTGTAAACTAAGTACCATCACTCACTTTGTTTTCCAGGTACACATTTGGTGCTGCCCTGTTTGTGGGATGGGTTGCTGGAGGCTTGGCCTTGGTTGGAGGCATTATGATGTGCATCGCCTGCAGAGGACTAGTACCCGAAGAGACCCAGTGAGTACCTATACATATTCATGGAACTCTTGTAATGTGGAAGGGCAAGACAGATCCTTTTCTTCATTCTCCAACTTAAAAGGTGGCAGAGTGGCCACACTATATCacagggaaggaggagaaaattGACTCAGTTTGCTTTTGAAGTTGAACTTACCAAAATtgaactttccaaagcaatacatGAACTGGAACACAGTTCTTTAGCCAAGTAATGTATAGAAGAaacgtgtatattaggaaaatgcacataaataacataaaaatgcattaatttggcaaaattgcattaaaaaatgtgtataccAGGAGAactttgtactaaaatgctggtaaTTTTTCAtgataactttttattttttccccaaacgAATGTGGACAACTGAACATTAGACTGGAGAAATGagagaataatagaataatagaactgtagaattggaagagaccccgcgggtcatcttgtccaatccccagcaatacaggaatttcaactaaagcatctgtaaagggaattgggggttgcttgtgcgtaaagggggctgccgctctaggcaacgttgcctggctgaacctttccctggctggacagccctttctccatggctgtgtcagtcgctggcagaatccgtcagtgggcgtttcctgaacttcttccagcatagaagctctttgacgccaagtctctgtctaacctgagagaaaccaaaattgtcagattcacccatccctacctaCATGCATGATGAGAAAACCACCAAGCATTTCATAAAATGGTTTCTTTCATAATGATTGAGTCTGTTCTACATGTTACTGTAGTGAAATAGAAAATGGATATTTATGGAGCTTACCTAATTGTATTATATTCTTCACTAAGTAACAAGGAATAGAACAGATGATTCTGAGTAGTCAGTTATCTTAGACAGTTCCACAAAGTGACACCACTTTGTGTTTTATTTGCGTTTCAGTTACAAGGCCGTGTCCTACAAGAGCGCTGGATATAAGTCTGGAACTGGGTATGAAGCCAAGAAGGTCCCAGTAGTTGAAACCAATACTATCAAAAGTGATGACGGGAGACGTTCCTATCCTTCAAAATATGACTATGTATAATCTCTTCCCAAACCTATGGTTTTAGACCAAAGCAACAGCAAATTCCTAACTTGAAGCCTTTCTCGAGtctgttttcttattttctttggtTTGGCTTgctgtttataaatgttcttttaaTATGACTGTGTATAGTTCCTGACATTATAAAGACTTCCATAAGAACTGTTCCCTTCCGCTACATTTGTTATAATAGCAGTTAAAGACAGCTGAAGAATTGGCTTACTAATGTAccttttgttgtttcttttaatAGATGTAAGTAGATGTTTAAGACCAGAACATTACTGCAACGTACAGTGTTGAGTTCATGTAAAGTTCATGCATTGAGACTTCATTCAGTGTTTGGCTGCCCTtgatgaaacaaaatgaaatacaAGGCTAAAACAACACCATTACACAGAGGCcaattaaaaattttaaaatgttgaaaactTAATTTCATACAGTACGTAAAACTGATCTAATATAAATTTCTGAAATAACCACCACCTGCTTACTGAATTCCAGAGGAAACAAAGTTACAATTTGCTTTCTTCCCCTTTCATTAAATTCATCCTCTCTTGAACAGCCATATGAGCTTATACAGAAAATCCTCATATAGAATAGAAATATGTCAAATATTTCTTAGAGCAAACacttcttttatatatttgaatacaCTATCTGTCATAAGAAAACCAGCGATATCCTTCTGACTTTGTGGCAAAGCACAGAATTTACTGCCACTCTTACATTTCAGTCCTGATAATTTGTGCTTGCAAAACTGCCTTGTCACAATGGcaccataccatatttttcatgaGATCACACTGCTATGCAATGCCTTAAGATAGTAACCAACAACCAGAGGAATCTGGGCCACATGACCTTGAGCAGAATCATGTCATGTCACCCAGAGATGAGGAACCTccggctgttgttggactcccaactcccatcagcctcagccagcatgaccagtgatcagggatgatggcccACAGTCCAGAGTCTTACTGAAGTACTGAAGAGTCACATTGCACCCTGCTGTCATTCATTACTGCCAgggttaaagaaaagaaaattggccTAAGAAACTTTTGTTTTTGTATTCTAATAAATATAATACACTGTTGCCCAACTCTCATTCTGTCATTGTTATTTCTAACAACATCCAAAGATGCACTGCTCTAATTCTAATATA
Proteins encoded in this region:
- the CLDN18 gene encoding claudin-18 isoform X1, producing the protein MSTTICQVLGFVVSTLGFAGCIAATAMDAWSTQDLYDNPVTAVFQYQGLWRSCVSQSSGLTECRPYFTILGLPAMFQAVRALMIVGIVLGGFSLLVAIFSLKCLRIGNMEDSAKANMTLTAGIMCIVAGLCAICGVSVFANMLVTNFWMSTANMYQPGMMQTLQTRYTFGAALFVGWVAGGLALVGGIMMCIACRGLVPEETHYKAVSYKSAGYKSGTGYEAKKVPVVETNTIKSDDGRRSYPSKYDYV
- the CLDN18 gene encoding claudin-18 isoform X2; the protein is MSVTMCQSVGFVVSMLGVGGVIASTVMDQWSTQDLYNNPVTAVFNYQGLWRTCVRESSGFTECRSYFTILGLPAMFQAVRALMIVGIVLGGFSLLVAIFSLKCLRIGNMEDSAKANMTLTAGIMCIVAGLCAICGVSVFANMLVTNFWMSTANMYQPGMMQTLQTRYTFGAALFVGWVAGGLALVGGIMMCIACRGLVPEETHYKAVSYKSAGYKSGTGYEAKKVPVVETNTIKSDDGRRSYPSKYDYV